Genomic segment of Borreliella spielmanii:
ATAAATTTAAAATTATCTAACTTTGAAAATACTATGAAATTAAATTTTTTTAATTTATTTTTATGATAATCAAATTTATTTAAATTAAAATCAGAAACCAAATTTAAATATTTACCTGAAAATAAAGTCTTGGGAAAAAAATTTACTAAGTAAGAACTAGGAACAACTTCTTTTAAAAAAAGCAAAGGAAACTCTTTAATACTTAAATTGAAAGAAAATTCTTTATCATCAAGATCGCCTTTTAAAGAAATTTGGGAATTTTTATTTTCTAAATAAATCAAATGGTCAAAAAAAACTTTATCCTTTAAAAAATAAGTTTTTAAACTTAAATTTTGAAAACTAAGATTGCCAAGACTAAAATTATCGGACTTAACCGAAAAAATGTTTTTATCTTTCTTAAAATCCAAATATCCATTTAGATCGTTCAAGTTTAAAATTTTTGCAGACTTAAAGTTAAGACGTCCTATTGGGAGCAAATCTTTTAAAGAATAATAACCTTTATAGTTTACAACACCCCTTTTAAGTTTTAAAAAAGCATTCTTAACACTTACAACGCTATCATCCCCTTTGATTTCAAGCTTTAAACCTTGAATTTCTTTACCCATAGCATCTGCATTTAAAGAAGAATCTATTATTCCGGCATATCTTAAATCTTTATCTTTCAAATCATAAGAAAATGCAAACTGCCCATTTAAGCTTATATCAAAATAATCTTTATAAACTTCATAGTTTTTGTTTAACTTAATCCAATTTAAAAGATTAACATTGAAAAATAAAGCATCTAGTCGAATAAAACTATTAGCTTTGTCATAACTTAAATTAAAATCAAAATTCTCCCTTCGTAAATTAAAAATTTTTAAATTTCCTTTTGAATAATTTATTTGAAATCCTTGCTCAAGCAAAGAAAAATAGCTTGTTTTCAATTCAAAAAAACTAAAATTTACATAACCATCCTCAAAGCCTTTCTTGAATTTCCCCTCAAAATAAAAAGTTGAATCTAAAATTCCATCACCAACTTTTTCAAACGGTAAATTAATTCCTAAATTTTTAATAGCACCAAAATCAACTACAGAACTAAATAAAAAATCTTCATCTACGGTGCTTAAAGAAAAATTTCTAACCTTAAAATTCAACCAATTATTCTTATTATTAAGCTTAATATTAATATTGATATTCTCTAAATTAATATTTAGTCTATAAAGATAATTGAAGATTTTATTTAAAATTACATTTCCATTGTCGTAAACACCGCTAGAATTTAAATCATTAGATAAACTAAAATCGTTTATATCAAAATTTAAATTACTCCCTTTAACATAAACATTTAAAATAATATTTTTATCGCCTAAAATTAATTTAAACAGATTTAAATCTACCCTAACAACATCCATTAATATTTTATCTTTTCCATCCAAACTTAGCTCTAAGCCATCTATTTTAATGGATGATAAAAAATATGGCGAAATCTTATCATATTTGATCCTAAAGCCAAATTTTGATTCAAGATACTTTACAACAAAAAACTTTGCAGAATAAATTTGAACTTGAACAAATAGATTAATGGAAAAAATTATTAAAACAAAAACTAAAAATGGTAAAATCAACAATAAAAATGTCTTATTTCTCAAAACCACAAATTCATACACTCATATATTGATAATTATTATTATATAATAATTATCAATAACCTAATTATTGACACCAAAAGAAAGGAAGAAAAAATATTTGTGATTAAAATATTAAAAAACTTTTATTGCATAGAAGGAATTGATGGAAGTGGAAAAACAAGCATTATCAATAAACTAAAAGCTCTTTGCAGCGATGAATCAAGGTATTATTTTACAAAAGAACCATCAAGCGGAATAGTTGGAAAAATGATAAAAGAACAATTAATGAATTTCAAAAATCCTTTAAAAGAATCAACTTTTGCGTATCTTTATGCAGCAGATCGACACGATCATTTATATAAAAAAGGTGGAATACTCGAAATTTTAAACACAAAATCTATAAAAGTAATAACTGATCGCTATTTATTCTCATCAATTGCATATCAAGGAAAATTGGGATATGAATTAAATAAAAACTTTCCATTGCCTGAAAAGGTATTCTTTATTAAAACAGACCCAAACATAGCTTATGAAAGAATACAAAAAAACAGAACACAAAGTGATCTTTTTGAGCTTGAAAAATACAAAACTTTTGAACAAATCGCTCTTAAATATTTAAAAACATTTAAAAAAATAGAAAAAAAAATTAATGTAATTTATATTGATAATTCAATAAAAGATAGCTTAGATAAAAACGTAGAAAAAATTTTTAATCTAATAAAATTCTAATATAATTAATCATATGATTAATTATATGTTTAAAAGTGTCACTTTCCAAATAAGTTTAATTTTACTTATTTTAGTAACAGTCCTAAAAATAAATGCATCGTCCAAATTTTATTATGCAGAACAATGGTATGTAATCTTTAACACTCAAATGAAAAAAAAACCTGAAAACTATAAAAAAAATATATTTTTTCTTCAAAAAGCCTTAAAATACCCATTTGGAAATCCAAAATACTCATTAACTAAAATAGAAACAAAAGAGCAGTGGATGAAATATAAACTTCTCTTCAAAATGCATGTAAATCTACTCCTAGTTAAGCAAAATTTACATTTGGGAGATTTATTCGATACAAGAAATTTATATTTTTTCAAAACTCCAGAAAAAAATGAAATTATTCTCAATCTAGAAAAAGCAAAAAAATTGTATGAACTGGCAATTAACTACTACAATGAAGCACTAAAATACCATAAAAACCTTGAAAATTACAAATCTGTTAAACTAGAAAGCGATGGAATAACAAACTGGGAAAACGAATATCATAAAATTTCTCTTAAAGAGTTTGATTACTATGACATCATTAAAAAAGAACTCATGCGAATTGACGAAGCTAAAGCATTTTTTGAAAAAAGTCCAAACTATTATTAAAAAAATTCTTTGCCTTCTTTGGAAAAAAAAATTTTATTTATATAATCCTTATTTAAAGAAAACTTTAAAACAAGATCTTTAAAATTATCTTTACTTAAGATGCTATATTCTGAGAAAAGGGTTATTAACGCTCTTTCTGCTAAAAAAGGCAGTTCTAAAATATTTCTTAAAATTTCAGCTCTAAATTCATACCCTTTTTCACTATCTAAAGAATTTACAAAATTAGAATTTTCAGCATCGCTGCTTAATGATACAATTTCATTTTCAAGAAATTTTTCATCTCCTTGTGAATACAACAAGGCGAATGGCTTTAAAAAAGAAAAAAAATACTCTTTACCCACAAGATAATGGTGCATTGAGCATCTTGTAGCGTAATTTGGATAAATAGCAGATTCAATCTCTTCATCACCACCAACAATAAGCAAAGGATCAAAATAGGGAGCTGGGATTTCTTTATTATTGTAAAAATAATACCTGTATGAAAAAAAAGATTCTTCCATACAATCAATATGCCCGCAATAAGCTCCAAGCTTATAAATCTTATCCGAATATTCTACCAAAAGTTTAGCAGTATCATTAAAAGATTCTTTCCTAAAATTATAAAGTAATGTAGGCAATATAAATAAAATATTTTCATTTAACGAAATTTTATTTAAAACAAAAATTAAACGTTCATCATAAAAACATGCCTCATCAATAATAAAAGTACCACAATTAGGATTAGAAGCTATTAATTTTTCAATATCAAAAGAGCTACTCGCAAAACCAATCTCATCAATTTTATCTTTTCCACCACCCCTATATGGTATTACATTTTCTGGATAATCTTGAAACCTCCTCTTGTCGAGAAAATTTCTAATAAAAAATACATTAACTCTATTCCTATTTCCTTTAATAATATTACCCAGCACCTTAAAAGATTTTTTTCTTACAACAAGCGAATCTTTATAAATTTTTGCAGCATATTCTGTTTTCCCGCTTCCCATAGGTCCAACTACAAGGATTAAATTCATTTTGATTTTAAAGTCAAAATGACTAATAGACACAATGTTATTAAATTTAATATCTTCTTTATTAGCAAAGTCTAAACAAAAGCCCAAAAATCCTCCTAAAGTAAACTTGAATTCAACTATACAAAAAAGCATAGCTAAAAAACATTAATATTGAAAACCTAAAAATTAATAGTTGGTTTTTATTTGAAAGTTATCATTAAAAAGAATAATAACTTTCAAAGCAATCATCATCCAACAAAGCTTTCTTTGTTTTTAATTTATCCTTCTCATAAATCTCAATATAATTAAATTTCTTAGAGCCATTAACCTTTCTATAAATTGAAACCAAACTTCCGCGCACATAATTTTTAATTTCTACTAAATTAAACCCAAAATATTTTTTTTTATTTATCAAGCTTGATCTAATATCTAAAACAGAAATTTTTTCAAAAAATAAATTTAAAGCGGTGGGTAGAAAAAAATCTTTAATGTTAATTAAGAACAACTCCCTAATCCCAAGACTATTAAAATTGTAACCTAAATTATTAAAAATATTACACTTAAATGCATGTAAAGCAAAAGTATAAACATCTTTTTTATCAGGATATTGAACCTCAATCATATCAACGTAAGGATAAACAGAATAACTTATTTTATAACCAAGTAAACTATTCTCATAATAAACTGGAGACTTGTCTTTAAAATAAACTTTATTAAAATATTTATTATTTAAACTAAATTTATTACCAAAATCTACTATTCCTGAAAAAATACCTACTAAAACTCCATCTTTGAGTATAGCAATATTATTTTTATTATCAATAAAATAAATTCCTGACACTCTTTTATAATCTTCTAAAAATTTACTCTTCATGTCGGGATCCTCTAAAAGATCATAAAACATTTTATATTCATTTATTGTATCAGGAGGAAATTTTTTAAAAATCTTATAAGCTTCAACGGGATCTAAAAGTTTGTATTTTAAAAAATAAATGCCATTAATCCCATTATATTCTTTAATTTTACCCTTAAGAAAAGAAAACAAAGAAACAGAATTGTCATAATTAAAATCTGAATTTCTAAATATATAATTAATATTTTCAGTTGTAAAGAAAGAATCTTCTTTTGATCTAATGGTATTAAAAATGCTAAAAAAAAACCTATCTTCTTTTAAAAACCACTTAAAAAATAAAAAATCATTACCATACAAGAAAAAAGCTTTGAATAAAATTTTTTTAAAATCATCTCCAAAGCTTTCAAGTCTTCCAGAAGCTTCAAGTCTCATGCAAATCAAATCTTTATCTATTTGCAATTCTTCATTTAAGTTCTCATACAAAGTAATAATTTCTTTATACATATTCTTATTTTCATTTTGTCTTAAAAGCAACGCAAAATAACAAGTGTATACTTCTTTAAGAGTTATTGCTTTAAAATTATTAATATTAATTGCTTTTTTTAATAAGTAAATTCTATCTATTAAAGCAATATCCTCTTTTAATGCAATCTCATAAAGAGAGTCTGAGGCTAGCAAGTTGAAATCAAGAGATCCATAAATTAAATCATTTCCTTTTTGGAAATTGGAAAAATTTTTAGACTCATTGAAAAGAATATTTGAAATATCTTCATCTTCTTTGATTAAAAATGCATTTAAGTTTATAGAAATAAAAAGAATCAAAATCATCTTTAAATAAAACATAAACACTTACCCTAACCTTTTATATCTTCCTCCTTTACTTCTTTTGCCGTAGACTCTACCGCAAATAACTCGTATTCATCTTTACTAGCTTCAAAACCCAAAAGCTCTCTTACTTCTTTGTCTGTTAAAGTTTCCTTTAAAACAAGTTCCTTTGCAAGCTTAACAAGTTGATCCTTATGCTTTACAAGAATATCTGATGCCTCTTTTAAACATTCTTCAAGTATTCTTTTTACCTCTCTGTCAACTTTATCAGCAGTATTCTCAGAATAAGCCTTAGACTTTGAAAACTCTTTTGGAAGAAAAATGGGTGCTTCATCATCTACTAAAAATATTGGCCCAACTTCTTCGCCCATTCCCCACTCCGTAACCATTTTTTTAGCCAAACTAGTAGCTTGCATTAAATCATTTTGAACACCCGCCGTTGTAACACCCAAATTTATTTGCTCGCTAGCATAACCACCATAACATATCTTTATTTTATCAAGAATTTGATGTTTGTTTATCGAAAGTCTATCTTCTCTTGGAAGCGAAAATGCAACACCAAGCGCTCTACCTCTTGGAATAATAGTGACCTTGTGTAATGGATCAGCATGTTCAAGATAATAATGAAGCAAAGCATGGCCTGCCTCGTGATAAGCTGTCTCAAGCTTTTGTTTATCAGTAATAGTCATAGATTTTTTTGCAACTCCCATCAATATTTTGTCTCTGGCCTCTTCCATATCCTTCATTAAAATTTCATCTTGATTATTCCTTGCAGCTATTAAAGCTGCTTCATTAATTAAATTTGCAAGATCAGCACCACTAGCTCCAGGAGTAGCTCTTGCTATTACCTGTAAATTAATATTTTTTGAAAGCTTTGTTTTTGAAGAATGAATATTTAATATTGCCTCTCTTTCTTTAATATCAGGCAAAGAAACTG
This window contains:
- the tmk gene encoding dTMP kinase, with the protein product MIKILKNFYCIEGIDGSGKTSIINKLKALCSDESRYYFTKEPSSGIVGKMIKEQLMNFKNPLKESTFAYLYAADRHDHLYKKGGILEILNTKSIKVITDRYLFSSIAYQGKLGYELNKNFPLPEKVFFIKTDPNIAYERIQKNRTQSDLFELEKYKTFEQIALKYLKTFKKIEKKINVIYIDNSIKDSLDKNVEKIFNLIKF
- a CDS encoding thymidine kinase; protein product: MGFCLDFANKEDIKFNNIVSISHFDFKIKMNLILVVGPMGSGKTEYAAKIYKDSLVVRKKSFKVLGNIIKGNRNRVNVFFIRNFLDKRRFQDYPENVIPYRGGGKDKIDEIGFASSSFDIEKLIASNPNCGTFIIDEACFYDERLIFVLNKISLNENILFILPTLLYNFRKESFNDTAKLLVEYSDKIYKLGAYCGHIDCMEESFFSYRYYFYNNKEIPAPYFDPLLIVGGDEEIESAIYPNYATRCSMHHYLVGKEYFFSFLKPFALLYSQGDEKFLENEIVSLSSDAENSNFVNSLDSEKGYEFRAEILRNILELPFLAERALITLFSEYSILSKDNFKDLVLKFSLNKDYINKIFFSKEGKEFF